In Candidatus Eisenbacteria bacterium, the following are encoded in one genomic region:
- a CDS encoding lysophospholipid acyltransferase family protein, giving the protein MGKKWSRLIFGSLLNILGYVLYEMGGALARVVPVRVSYSIALTLADLNFALNAKSRRAVIFNLRRVFGDSVSDKELTKIAKKTFRNFGQCIVDFLRFPRISSESITSNVNMDMVRVVREEFRKGRGVIFFGAHVGNWELGGAILSLSGFPLSVVAMPHTNERIDRFFVRRRTKKGIGVVSRARATNELVGSLRRGECIAILGDRNILGPGMETDFFGSPALVPYGHVVLSLRTGAPIVPGFVVRERGSRFKFCVEEPIRPGAGEGAFEDMMRRCIGVMEKYVRLYPDQWFTFEPIWREAE; this is encoded by the coding sequence TTGGGGAAGAAGTGGAGTCGACTCATATTCGGTAGCTTGCTGAACATCCTGGGATACGTCCTCTACGAGATGGGCGGGGCGCTCGCGCGAGTAGTACCCGTTCGCGTAAGTTATTCCATCGCTCTGACGCTCGCTGACCTGAACTTTGCTCTCAACGCAAAGTCCAGGAGGGCGGTGATCTTCAACCTGCGGCGCGTGTTTGGCGATTCGGTGAGCGACAAGGAGCTCACCAAGATCGCGAAGAAAACGTTCAGGAACTTCGGGCAGTGCATTGTAGATTTTCTGCGTTTCCCCAGGATCTCCTCGGAGTCGATCACGTCGAACGTGAATATGGACATGGTTCGAGTTGTGAGGGAGGAGTTTCGGAAGGGAAGGGGCGTGATCTTTTTTGGAGCGCACGTGGGTAACTGGGAGTTGGGGGGCGCAATTCTCTCGCTGAGCGGTTTTCCTCTTTCGGTCGTCGCCATGCCGCACACTAACGAGCGCATCGACCGGTTTTTTGTGCGAAGACGGACCAAGAAGGGAATCGGAGTGGTTTCGAGGGCGCGCGCTACGAACGAACTCGTCGGCTCTCTGCGACGGGGCGAGTGCATCGCCATTCTGGGTGACAGAAATATCCTGGGACCTGGAATGGAGACCGACTTCTTCGGCTCCCCCGCTCTGGTGCCGTACGGCCACGTGGTGCTGTCCCTTCGCACGGGGGCGCCGATCGTCCCCGGGTTTGTGGTGAGGGAAAGAGGGAGTCGTTTCAAATTCTGTGTTGAAGAACCCATCAGGCCCGGCGCCGGTGAGGGGGCCTTCGAGGACATGATGCGTCGTTGCATTGGGGTAATGGAAAAGTACGTGCGACTCTACCCGGACCAGTGGTTCACTTTCGAACCCATATGGCGAGAAGCTGAATAG
- the miaA gene encoding tRNA (adenosine(37)-N6)-dimethylallyltransferase MiaA — translation MVRDASQKLLVPGIVGPTAVGKTAVAVRIAESQGWEIVSADSRQIYRELDIGTAKPTPEERSRAPHHLVDVVEPWEAYSCGRYKVDATAAMETVAKEGRVPIVVGGSGLYLRALERGLFEGPERDESLRAELRQFVERQGREALHERLARTDPVSARRIHPRDTERVIRAIEVFELTGESISELQRTSTRPGKFALRLVGLRRRREVLYGLINERVERMLEAGLVEELRRLVQKGFSEAWPSFRTVGYREMVQHLRGEVSYSAATEKVKVQTRRFAKRQMTWLNGASITAWLDVPDEEDADRTAERVLEILKRDDTSNIT, via the coding sequence GTGGTCAGAGACGCCAGCCAGAAGCTACTCGTCCCGGGAATAGTAGGACCCACGGCCGTCGGCAAGACTGCGGTCGCCGTGAGAATCGCGGAATCACAGGGATGGGAAATAGTTTCTGCAGATTCCCGCCAGATCTACAGAGAGCTTGACATAGGCACGGCCAAACCGACTCCGGAAGAGAGATCCCGCGCGCCTCACCATCTGGTGGACGTGGTAGAACCTTGGGAAGCGTATAGCTGTGGCAGGTACAAGGTCGACGCGACGGCCGCGATGGAAACCGTCGCGAAGGAAGGCAGGGTTCCGATCGTCGTAGGCGGGTCGGGTCTCTACCTGCGGGCTCTCGAGAGAGGGCTCTTCGAAGGGCCCGAAAGGGACGAATCACTTCGCGCGGAACTCCGGCAATTCGTTGAACGGCAGGGTCGAGAGGCCCTGCACGAGAGGTTGGCAAGAACTGATCCCGTTTCCGCCAGGCGCATTCATCCGCGGGACACCGAGAGGGTCATTCGTGCGATCGAGGTTTTTGAGCTCACGGGCGAATCCATCTCGGAGCTCCAGAGAACCTCGACCAGACCCGGCAAGTTTGCTCTTCGTCTCGTCGGTCTGAGACGCCGGAGGGAAGTCCTCTACGGGCTGATCAACGAGAGGGTCGAAAGGATGCTCGAGGCGGGTCTGGTCGAAGAATTGAGGCGTCTCGTGCAGAAAGGATTCTCTGAGGCTTGGCCTTCCTTCAGAACGGTCGGGTATCGTGAAATGGTTCAACATCTCCGGGGCGAAGTCAGCTACTCTGCGGCCACGGAGAAGGTCAAGGTGCAGACGCGGCGGTTTGCAAAAAGGCAGATGACTTGGCTGAACGGAGCCTCGATCACGGCTTGGCTGGACGTCCCCGATGAAGAGGATGCGGATCGGACCGCCGAGAGGGTCCTAGAAATCCTCAAGAGAGACGACACATCGAATATTACTTGA
- a CDS encoding MerR family transcriptional regulator has product MVDEEKGRTYHSISEVSAIAGVEAHVLRYWETQFKMLKPKKNRAGNRMYRTKDIALVMSIKKMLYEQGFTISGARKKLLEDRSTSSGPSKSAAEKEGATQFLREVRKELEGILSTVREKG; this is encoded by the coding sequence TTGGTAGACGAGGAGAAAGGCCGGACGTACCACTCCATCAGCGAGGTCAGCGCGATTGCGGGCGTCGAGGCTCACGTATTGCGATATTGGGAGACGCAATTCAAGATGCTCAAGCCCAAGAAGAATCGCGCCGGCAACAGGATGTATCGGACAAAGGACATAGCCCTTGTCATGAGCATCAAGAAGATGCTGTACGAACAAGGGTTTACGATCTCCGGCGCTCGCAAGAAACTACTCGAAGACAGAAGCACATCTTCGGGTCCGTCGAAGAGCGCGGCCGAGAAGGAGGGAGCAACTCAGTTTCTGAGGGAAGTGAGGAAGGAACTGGAGGGCATCCTTTCGACGGTCCGCGAGAAAGGTTAA
- a CDS encoding RNA-binding protein, whose product MNIYVGNLSREVTEEDLRQAFEAFGQVASATIIKDRFSGESRGFGFVDMPTKTEAQSAIAGMNGKDLKGRTLNVNEARPRTEGGGRRGPGGAGGGGGGGQRRGGGGGGRRF is encoded by the coding sequence ATGAACATCTATGTGGGCAATCTGTCGCGTGAAGTCACCGAAGAGGACTTGCGGCAGGCGTTTGAGGCGTTCGGTCAGGTCGCGTCGGCGACCATCATAAAGGACAGGTTCAGCGGCGAATCAAGAGGATTCGGATTCGTGGACATGCCCACAAAGACGGAGGCTCAGTCCGCGATCGCCGGCATGAACGGCAAGGACTTGAAAGGACGAACGCTCAACGTCAATGAAGCCAGACCTCGCACTGAGGGCGGCGGCCGCAGGGGACCCGGTGGCGCTGGTGGCGGCGGCGGCGGTGGCCAGAGGCGAGGCGGAGGTGGAGGTGGGCGGCGCTTCTAG
- the der gene encoding ribosome biogenesis GTPase Der, which yields MPNPVVAIVGRPNVGKSTLFNRLLGRKAAVVHGDPGVTRDRNLAVVRWGRRSFSLVDTGGYVPTAAVGMEALVKEQAWLAIDTSSLVLLVVDGESGITPLDVEIAKLLREKNKHSIVVVNKVDNLDREMLVHEFYRLGMGQPLPVSALHGTGTGELLEKVEESLGETPPVEESSDAIRVAVIGKPNVGKSSLVNRLLHQKRMLVDEQPGTTRDSVDSLLHCDGHEFMLIDTAGLRRKRSVSDKVEVYCVVRAVRSVERANVVFVLFDASVPLTAQDIRIAALAYRSGKASVVVFNKWDLVKKDSRTSIELEKLMKEQIPFLQHMPAVFVSALTGQRVSELPRLALSVLSESRRELGEEELTRALQIAVEKKKPPVSRSGHTPSIKRAFQSSVEPPTFTLMTNDARAFRKAYILYLMRCLRQRFGFDGTPIRLKLRTVIRKRG from the coding sequence ATGCCAAACCCAGTCGTAGCGATAGTGGGACGGCCAAACGTAGGGAAGTCTACGCTTTTCAATAGACTGTTGGGAAGGAAAGCGGCCGTCGTTCACGGGGACCCCGGTGTAACCCGCGACAGGAATCTCGCAGTAGTCAGATGGGGCAGACGATCATTCTCTCTCGTCGACACCGGAGGCTACGTGCCGACGGCCGCGGTCGGCATGGAGGCGCTGGTGAAAGAGCAGGCATGGCTGGCAATCGACACCTCCAGCCTGGTGCTTCTCGTCGTTGACGGCGAGAGCGGTATCACGCCCCTCGACGTCGAGATAGCAAAACTCCTTCGAGAGAAAAACAAGCACTCCATCGTCGTCGTGAACAAAGTTGACAACCTTGACAGGGAGATGCTGGTTCACGAGTTTTACCGTCTGGGAATGGGCCAACCGCTTCCCGTTTCCGCTCTTCATGGAACGGGGACGGGAGAGCTGCTGGAAAAGGTGGAGGAATCTCTCGGCGAGACTCCTCCGGTCGAGGAGTCCAGCGACGCCATCAGAGTCGCAGTGATAGGGAAACCAAACGTGGGGAAGTCCTCTCTGGTAAACCGGCTCCTTCACCAGAAGAGAATGCTGGTCGACGAACAACCCGGGACCACGAGAGACTCCGTCGATTCCCTCCTGCATTGTGACGGTCACGAGTTTATGTTGATCGATACGGCAGGCTTGAGGAGAAAAAGGAGTGTGTCCGACAAGGTGGAGGTGTATTGTGTGGTCAGAGCCGTTAGAAGCGTGGAGAGGGCAAACGTGGTTTTTGTGCTGTTTGACGCGTCCGTTCCTCTGACCGCCCAGGACATCAGGATCGCAGCGCTTGCCTACCGATCGGGTAAGGCGTCCGTAGTGGTTTTCAATAAGTGGGACCTGGTCAAGAAGGACTCCAGGACCTCGATAGAGCTTGAGAAGCTCATGAAGGAGCAGATTCCGTTTCTCCAGCATATGCCCGCGGTTTTCGTGTCTGCTCTGACGGGGCAAAGAGTGTCGGAATTGCCAAGACTGGCTCTCTCGGTGTTGTCCGAAAGTCGAAGAGAACTTGGTGAGGAGGAGTTGACTCGCGCCCTGCAGATTGCCGTTGAGAAGAAAAAACCTCCGGTCTCCAGGTCGGGCCACACTCCGTCGATCAAGAGGGCATTCCAGTCTTCGGTCGAACCGCCTACCTTCACGCTGATGACGAACGACGCCAGAGCTTTCAGGAAGGCGTACATCCTGTATCTGATGCGTTGTCTGAGGCAGAGATTCGGTTTCGATGGCACCCCGATCAGATTGAAATTGAGAACTGTGATTCGCAAGAGAGGTTGA
- the mutL gene encoding DNA mismatch repair endonuclease MutL, with translation MKITRLSEELVRRIAAGEIIERPSSVAKELIDNSIDAGATRITVRVGDPLYVEISVSDDGCGMSKEDALLCLERHSTSKLLDEEDLLAISTLGFRGEALPSIAQVSRLLLSTRSNESLSGTLIRCTAGEIEEVSETGRAPGTTVTVKDLFFNTPVRRRFMKSKSTEFRHVIRVVSSDALAFENIHFILKQNERELLNLSPSIRLFDRVVSLYGLQTAEQLIPIDSEREGMGIQGYLGSAELSRTSSEHQLFFVNRRWIASPTLIFALREAYAELLPRERYPLCIILLSLAPDRVDVNIHPTKREVRFMDESLVRGFVRDTVKDALRQASRTVLSGVNLPGFSKLEVVLENSSVVTESPLGYEPTSGQLSLSVETPFQLPSPEAELQGETVVVPLWQLHKAFVLAQIKGGLVIIDQHAAHERILYEEARRVLSKGSCSTQQLLFPLLIDLTPEEFEVLLDTEVYLRKLGFDIKASGKSRIVVRGIPAGLRCWREGQLLHDIIDGTMKEAGEDQSLEERLARSFACHAAVKAGDALTLQEMNHLVDRLFGTSMPQGDPHGRPTFIRISFEELERRLGRS, from the coding sequence ATGAAGATAACAAGGCTGTCTGAAGAACTCGTGAGGAGAATCGCCGCAGGCGAAATCATAGAACGCCCGTCGAGTGTTGCCAAAGAGCTGATCGACAACTCGATTGATGCCGGAGCGACCCGGATAACCGTTCGCGTGGGTGACCCGCTCTACGTGGAGATCTCCGTGTCGGACGACGGCTGCGGCATGAGCAAGGAGGACGCTCTCCTCTGCCTCGAGAGGCATTCCACGAGCAAGCTTCTGGACGAGGAGGACCTTCTTGCCATAAGCACGCTTGGCTTCAGGGGCGAGGCTCTGCCCAGCATTGCTCAGGTCTCGAGACTTCTTCTCTCGACTCGTTCCAACGAGAGCCTGTCGGGTACGTTGATCCGCTGCACGGCCGGAGAAATCGAGGAGGTGTCCGAAACCGGGAGGGCGCCCGGCACGACGGTTACCGTGAAAGACCTCTTCTTCAACACTCCCGTGAGGCGGAGATTTATGAAGTCGAAGAGCACGGAGTTCAGACACGTTATCAGAGTGGTGAGCTCCGACGCGCTCGCGTTTGAGAACATCCACTTCATTCTCAAACAGAACGAACGAGAGCTTCTGAATCTTTCCCCCAGCATTCGCCTGTTCGACCGCGTGGTGTCACTCTACGGCCTTCAGACCGCGGAGCAGCTCATTCCCATCGATTCGGAGAGAGAAGGAATGGGAATACAGGGTTATCTTGGTAGCGCAGAGCTGTCCAGAACGAGCAGCGAGCACCAGCTCTTCTTCGTGAATAGGCGCTGGATTGCGAGCCCGACGCTCATCTTTGCCTTGAGAGAGGCTTACGCAGAGCTCCTGCCACGGGAGAGGTATCCTCTCTGCATAATCCTCTTGAGCCTTGCACCGGACAGGGTGGACGTCAACATACATCCTACGAAGCGAGAGGTTCGGTTCATGGACGAGAGCTTGGTCAGAGGTTTTGTGCGCGATACGGTGAAGGACGCGCTTCGCCAGGCCTCAAGAACCGTGCTTTCCGGCGTGAACCTTCCAGGTTTCTCAAAGCTTGAAGTGGTACTTGAGAATAGTTCTGTAGTGACTGAATCGCCTTTGGGATACGAGCCGACGAGTGGACAGCTTTCTCTGTCAGTCGAGACTCCGTTTCAGTTGCCGAGCCCTGAGGCAGAGCTTCAGGGGGAGACGGTGGTCGTGCCCCTGTGGCAGCTCCACAAGGCTTTTGTCCTGGCGCAGATCAAGGGCGGCCTCGTCATCATCGATCAACACGCAGCTCACGAGCGCATTCTCTACGAAGAGGCGCGGAGAGTCCTATCCAAGGGTTCATGTTCCACGCAACAGCTTCTCTTCCCGCTCTTGATCGACCTCACTCCCGAGGAGTTTGAGGTGCTCCTTGACACGGAGGTCTATCTCAGAAAACTCGGGTTTGACATAAAGGCGTCCGGTAAGAGTAGAATCGTGGTGAGGGGCATACCCGCCGGTTTACGCTGCTGGCGTGAGGGTCAACTGCTGCACGACATCATAGACGGCACGATGAAGGAAGCCGGGGAGGACCAGAGCCTCGAAGAGAGACTGGCTCGATCGTTTGCCTGCCATGCGGCTGTGAAGGCCGGAGACGCGCTGACGCTGCAAGAAATGAATCACCTCGTCGACAGGCTCTTTGGCACAAGCATGCCCCAAGGTGATCCGCACGGACGCCCCACGTTCATCAGAATCTCCTTCGAAGAGCTCGAGCGAAGACTTGGTAGAAGCTAG
- a CDS encoding NAD(P)H-dependent glycerol-3-phosphate dehydrogenase encodes MRFVILGGGGWGTALSIVLGSKGADVKVWEYDNEQCERVIKSGENERFLPGVSIPPTVQFTSDISDAVEGREIVVFAVPSHTLRSVAKNLAKLEVSCAVVVSGTKGLEDDSLMRMSEVLADELPSGVAEKIVVLAGPSHAEEVSRMCPTAVVAASSNVALAKQVQQLFSTNHFRVYSSEDVTGVELGVSIKNVIAIAAGICDGIGYGDNTKAALITRGLAEMTRLGVALGARRETFFGLAGVGDLVVTCLSRHSRNRHVGEQVGKGRRLEGVLSEMVMVAEGVRTTRSALHLARRHEVEMPITEQVYAVLFEGKDAHSAMDELMSRELRSETW; translated from the coding sequence ATGAGATTCGTGATTCTAGGAGGAGGCGGGTGGGGTACGGCGCTCTCGATTGTGCTCGGATCCAAGGGCGCGGATGTAAAGGTCTGGGAGTACGACAACGAACAGTGTGAGCGCGTCATCAAGAGCGGAGAGAACGAGAGGTTTCTTCCCGGAGTGTCGATACCGCCGACCGTCCAATTCACTTCAGACATCTCTGATGCGGTCGAGGGACGTGAGATTGTGGTGTTCGCGGTTCCCTCTCACACGCTGAGAAGTGTTGCAAAGAATCTCGCTAAGCTCGAGGTTTCGTGCGCAGTCGTCGTGAGTGGCACGAAGGGTCTGGAGGACGACTCCTTGATGCGTATGTCGGAGGTCCTGGCGGACGAACTCCCGTCTGGCGTGGCGGAGAAGATAGTGGTTCTCGCGGGACCGAGCCACGCCGAGGAAGTCAGCCGAATGTGCCCGACGGCGGTCGTGGCGGCCTCGTCCAACGTTGCTCTTGCCAAACAGGTTCAACAGCTCTTTTCCACGAATCACTTCAGGGTTTACTCCAGCGAGGACGTTACCGGGGTCGAGTTGGGAGTGTCTATCAAAAATGTGATAGCGATAGCCGCGGGTATCTGTGACGGCATAGGCTATGGGGACAACACGAAGGCGGCCTTGATAACGAGAGGCCTAGCGGAGATGACGAGGCTCGGCGTCGCTCTGGGCGCGAGGCGCGAGACTTTCTTCGGGTTGGCGGGCGTGGGCGATTTGGTCGTCACTTGCCTGAGTCGCCACAGCCGGAACCGGCACGTGGGAGAGCAAGTGGGCAAAGGGCGGAGACTGGAGGGGGTGCTTTCCGAGATGGTCATGGTGGCCGAGGGCGTGAGAACCACGCGCAGCGCGCTTCACCTTGCGAGGCGTCACGAGGTTGAGATGCCCATCACCGAGCAGGTCTACGCCGTATTGTTCGAGGGCAAAGATGCTCACTCTGCGATGGATGAGCTCATGAGTAGAGAGTTGAGATCCGAGACTTGGTAG
- the plsY gene encoding glycerol-3-phosphate 1-O-acyltransferase PlsY, giving the protein MDRIVLTVLFGYLLGSIPFSLIVGKLSKGVDPRDHGSGNLGAANTFRTLGAAPGVGVLLLDVSKGAMSALAGSLLWRQGIGLGEVDLMLLGGVSAVCGHIWTVFASFRGGKGVAAAAGMFLSIAPAALGVSLAVWVLVVARWRYVSLGSIAGAVVLPVAVYFTSAGRVNGWESMFGVSLAVAVLVLVAHRSNIRRILQRTERKLSLRGG; this is encoded by the coding sequence TTGGATCGCATCGTCCTGACAGTCCTGTTTGGCTATCTTCTGGGTTCTATTCCTTTCAGCCTCATTGTAGGCAAGCTCTCCAAGGGCGTCGACCCCAGGGATCACGGGAGCGGAAATCTCGGGGCGGCGAACACGTTTAGAACCCTGGGCGCGGCGCCGGGAGTGGGAGTCTTGCTCTTGGATGTCTCCAAGGGCGCCATGAGTGCCCTCGCCGGATCTCTGTTGTGGCGGCAAGGGATCGGGCTTGGTGAAGTGGATCTCATGTTGTTGGGAGGAGTTTCGGCGGTCTGCGGTCACATCTGGACCGTCTTCGCGTCATTCAGGGGAGGCAAGGGGGTAGCCGCGGCCGCCGGCATGTTCCTGTCGATTGCTCCCGCGGCCCTCGGTGTTTCCTTGGCGGTGTGGGTGCTGGTGGTCGCACGCTGGAGGTACGTCTCCCTGGGTTCGATAGCGGGCGCGGTGGTACTGCCCGTCGCCGTTTATTTCACCAGCGCCGGGAGAGTGAATGGGTGGGAAAGCATGTTCGGAGTTTCGTTGGCAGTGGCTGTCCTCGTGCTTGTGGCTCACAGGAGTAACATAAGGCGCATTCTTCAACGAACGGAGAGGAAACTGAGCCTGCGCGGAGGTTGA
- a CDS encoding DUF512 domain-containing protein: MLRIEAVKEGSQAEGSGLKRGDVIVGLGSNPVRDIIDFVFHSQRDDVRATARRGAGEFRVRLRRDGSGVFGLRFEPLKPITCSNKCLFCFVDQLPPGLRETLYVKDEDYRLSFLHGSFVTMTNLGPSAIRRIITQRLSPLYVSVHATNPSVRARLLGGARGADVLPKLRALTEGGIQVHAQVVLCPGINDGTEIERTVTELKELSPGLRTVAVVPVGLSRFRKRLPSLKAMDRRCSDELLERITGWQRGFVAEMGTRFVFAADEFYLLSDATVPGVREYEGFPQLENGVGLVRLLLENSSSLKRRLRVKARGRPVAILTGKLAEPVCTSVLGDGETRTVGIENRFFGRSITVSGLLTGRDILRAMRSLEPEEVAAISGSCLNEEGLFLDGFRPDRLEELSGHKLILEGIADAKPSRSDSGTAKRREVYAFQ, translated from the coding sequence ATGTTAAGGATCGAAGCAGTAAAGGAAGGCAGCCAGGCTGAAGGGTCGGGTCTCAAGAGAGGAGACGTCATAGTCGGCCTTGGGTCCAACCCGGTGAGGGACATAATTGATTTTGTCTTCCACAGCCAGCGTGATGACGTCCGTGCGACCGCAAGAAGAGGGGCCGGGGAGTTTCGTGTAAGGCTCAGGAGAGACGGAAGCGGCGTTTTCGGCCTCAGGTTTGAGCCTCTCAAGCCTATCACCTGCTCGAACAAATGCTTGTTTTGTTTCGTGGACCAGCTTCCACCGGGCTTGAGAGAAACGCTCTACGTTAAGGACGAAGACTATCGCCTGTCGTTCCTGCACGGGAGCTTCGTGACCATGACGAACCTGGGACCCTCTGCGATCAGGCGGATCATAACGCAGAGGCTGAGCCCTCTCTATGTTTCCGTGCATGCCACGAATCCCTCGGTGAGGGCAAGACTGCTGGGTGGCGCGAGAGGAGCCGACGTTCTTCCGAAACTCAGAGCCCTGACGGAGGGAGGAATTCAGGTTCACGCGCAGGTCGTGTTGTGCCCCGGCATAAACGACGGGACAGAAATCGAGAGAACTGTCACAGAGCTGAAGGAGCTTTCTCCAGGCCTGAGAACGGTGGCCGTAGTGCCGGTGGGGCTCTCACGATTCAGGAAGAGGCTACCTTCTCTCAAAGCAATGGATCGCAGATGCAGCGACGAGCTTCTGGAGAGAATCACCGGATGGCAGAGGGGTTTCGTCGCCGAGATGGGGACCAGGTTTGTTTTTGCGGCGGACGAATTCTACCTTCTGAGTGACGCCACGGTTCCCGGAGTCAGGGAATACGAGGGTTTTCCTCAGCTCGAAAATGGCGTGGGACTGGTGCGGCTTCTTCTCGAAAACTCGAGTTCTCTGAAGCGACGACTTCGGGTCAAAGCGCGCGGCAGGCCGGTCGCCATACTCACTGGAAAGCTCGCGGAACCGGTCTGCACGAGCGTGCTCGGCGACGGCGAAACGAGGACCGTCGGAATAGAAAATCGCTTTTTCGGGAGATCGATCACCGTGTCCGGCCTTCTGACGGGCCGAGACATTCTCAGGGCGATGCGAAGTCTCGAGCCCGAGGAGGTCGCCGCAATCAGCGGGAGCTGCCTCAACGAAGAGGGGCTGTTTCTGGATGGATTTCGCCCGGACCGACTGGAGGAACTGTCGGGTCACAAGCTCATCTTGGAAGGAATAGCTGATGCCAAACCCAGTCGTAGCGATAGTGGGACGGCCAAACGTAGGGAAGTCTACGCTTTTCAATAG